The Leucobacter viscericola sequence ACCGAAGGCGAAATCCGGCAGCTCGACCGGCTCAGCGTGCAGGACCGCTTCGACACACTCAACCTCTCACAAGAAGCCCGCGACGCCAACGAGTCCGTGTGGGTCGGGCACCTCAACGCACCGCTCCACCAGGTCGGGATCTCGAGTGCGCTCCGCTGGGTCGCCGCGACGGGCGGACACTGGCAGTTGATGCACGAGGCATCTGCAACCTACCGGATCGTCGATGGCATGGGCGGGCTCACCACGCTAATCGCAGCAGACGTGCCGGGCGAGATTCGCCTGAACACAACCGTCACCTCGGTCACGCAGACGGAGACCGGCGCGCTCGTGGAGACCACTGATGGCGAGCAGATTCAGGCACGCAAGGTCGTGAACACCCTCCCGGTCAACGCATCAGCGGGGATCCACTTCACTCCTGAGCTGCCAGACGTATGGCTGCGACAGCACGCCGAAACCGTGGCCTCACAGGGCACCAAAGTGTGGATGCGAGTAGAGGGCCACATTCCTCGCTTCTCGGGATACGCGACCCAACACGACCCCTTTTCCGTGCTCAAGGCTGAGTTCTACTGCACCGACGCGGAGGGCAAGGACTACACAATCCTCGTCGGCTTCGGGGGCGATCACTCTCGCGTCGACCTAGAGGATCTCGCAAGTATCCAAGACGCGGTAGATCGTGTGCGCCCCGGACTCACCATCACCGAGGTTGCAGCGCACGACTGGATGACGGATCCTCTCGCCCTCACCACCTGGATGACGCATCGCCCCGGTCAGCTCACGAGAGACCTGACCGAACTGCAGCAGCCGCAGGGTGCTGTGCACTTCGCGACCACCGACAATGCCAACCTCTGGGGTGGCTTCATCGATGGCGCGATTGAGAGTGGCCTGCGTGAGTCACACAGGGTTCTTGAGGAGCTCCGCCCGCACTAAACAGCGGCATCCACGAAGCCCTGCCGCCGAAAGCGCAACTCAGTGCCGAGGTTGCGGTTCTGAACCGCACTCTCGACGCTGAGATGCAACCTCGGCGCTGAAGCACAACTCAGAACGGCGTGGGCCCGGCGAAAACCGGGGGCCGCTCGATCACCCCTCGAAAATTACGCGCCCATCAACCACGGTGAGGCGAATCGGCACCTCGGGCAGCTCGTCGGCGCTTGCCACAACAGGATCAGCGCCCCACACGGTCAGATCCGCAACCGCATCGACCGCGATCACGCCGCGGTCCTCGTGTCCGCGAGCCTGCGCTGGCCACAGCGTGTAGGCGAGCAGCGCTTCTTCGCCGGTGAGCTGCTGCTCGGGCTCAAACACGTGCGCTGCGGGATCGCCAGGAGTGTGTCGTCCGCGGGCCCAAGCCATGCCGAGTCGAGGGTCGTACTGCGCCACGGGCCAGTCCGAACCGAGCGTGACCCGCACACCGGCGTCAAGCACACTGCGCACCCGATACCCGGTCGCGTCGCGACCCTCACCAAGGCGCACGGCCCAGTTGTCGCTGTTGTCGGCAGCGCGCCACTGCATGTGCAGCGGCTGCATGGAAGCGGTGATGCCAGATCCGCGCAGTGCCTCAACGTCTTCATCGGCCAGCACTTCAAGGTGCTCGATCGAATGGAACGGCTGCCCCTCGCGAGGCGGCAATGTGGCGTACACCTCAAGCACACGGCTCACGGCGTAGTCACCAACCGCGTGCGTCGCGATCAGCATGCCCGCGTCGTGGTACGCGCGAACCACCTCGCCGTAGCGGCTCCAGTCGGGCCAGAACGCCGCTCGACCGTCGCCGCAGGCGTCAACCGTGTGCAACCAGGCCGTGCCGGTGTCGATCACACCGTCACTGAACAGTTTAATTGCGCCGGTTTGCCACAGGCGACCGTGTCGATCCTTGTTCGCGATGACCCGCGCGACCGCGGCATCATCGTCGCCAACCGCGTGCCAGTGGTGCACGGTGACGCGGTGA is a genomic window containing:
- a CDS encoding flavin monoamine oxidase family protein, whose protein sequence is MQSVDVVVIGAGFAGLVAARELGQAGLNVLTLEARDRIGGRTWTDHRLGHDLEIGANWVHWVQPHIWAEMTRYQRGIVRSPQSEEMYWRGSDGSQRCGTLAEFMALIDEGQQQLIDDVRTAIPRGSAPTEGEIRQLDRLSVQDRFDTLNLSQEARDANESVWVGHLNAPLHQVGISSALRWVAATGGHWQLMHEASATYRIVDGMGGLTTLIAADVPGEIRLNTTVTSVTQTETGALVETTDGEQIQARKVVNTLPVNASAGIHFTPELPDVWLRQHAETVASQGTKVWMRVEGHIPRFSGYATQHDPFSVLKAEFYCTDAEGKDYTILVGFGGDHSRVDLEDLASIQDAVDRVRPGLTITEVAAHDWMTDPLALTTWMTHRPGQLTRDLTELQQPQGAVHFATTDNANLWGGFIDGAIESGLRESHRVLEELRPH
- a CDS encoding amidohydrolase; translation: MVQGGNIAIIGAELRTNTADHADATAILVRDGKIVLIGGDAEVRAAAEAEGIPSRDVAGATVTPGLFDSHTHPHWASEITRGIDLGGLETVEELRAAIAAEHARLPEGAWVRGWNLEYEPFEETGLLGSLLEDAAPGRPVALICYDLHTGLATAPALAAAGITGARDFDDASEIVVDASGAPTGELREPSAYQLVFDAAPASGPEEERELLRDMFRTLAATGLTGGAIMDGKDRTVELLGELEERGGLDHRVTVHHWHAVGDDDAAVARVIANKDRHGRLWQTGAIKLFSDGVIDTGTAWLHTVDACGDGRAAFWPDWSRYGEVVRAYHDAGMLIATHAVGDYAVSRVLEVYATLPPREGQPFHSIEHLEVLADEDVEALRGSGITASMQPLHMQWRAADNSDNWAVRLGEGRDATGYRVRSVLDAGVRVTLGSDWPVAQYDPRLGMAWARGRHTPGDPAAHVFEPEQQLTGEEALLAYTLWPAQARGHEDRGVIAVDAVADLTVWGADPVVASADELPEVPIRLTVVDGRVIFEG